In one window of Tumebacillus amylolyticus DNA:
- a CDS encoding sortase has translation MPRAVWQRSRTVHIILWFLIASGALMIAWPRIDDFIQEKKQDALLTDWSTQSRFASTDPPSHPTTPQQTDTVWQEIDGIPVLGTITVDKLGLHEPLIKGADARPLQYGIGVVEEDRLPGEPVNFVLAGHRSLKYGKHFNRLDELEPGDLIKIESANGVFTYSVQTSYLVDPDDLRVLDSHPGEAELTLITCHPMRNPTHRLIVKATLNQERGNQVAVEVKK, from the coding sequence GTGCCGAGGGCTGTCTGGCAACGTAGCCGCACCGTTCACATCATCCTTTGGTTTCTGATCGCGTCCGGTGCCTTGATGATCGCTTGGCCTCGCATCGACGACTTCATACAGGAGAAAAAGCAAGATGCGCTCTTGACCGATTGGTCGACGCAGAGCCGTTTTGCTTCCACCGATCCGCCGTCTCACCCAACCACGCCGCAGCAAACGGACACGGTGTGGCAGGAGATCGACGGAATTCCCGTTCTGGGAACGATCACCGTGGACAAATTGGGCTTGCACGAACCTTTGATAAAAGGGGCCGATGCACGTCCTTTGCAGTACGGCATCGGCGTCGTGGAGGAGGACAGGCTTCCGGGTGAACCCGTTAATTTTGTGTTGGCGGGACATCGAAGCTTGAAGTACGGCAAACATTTCAACCGTCTGGATGAATTGGAACCGGGGGACCTCATCAAGATCGAATCTGCAAACGGAGTGTTTACCTATTCCGTTCAAACGTCCTATCTGGTGGACCCGGATGATCTCCGCGTTCTGGATTCTCATCCCGGTGAAGCGGAATTGACATTGATCACCTGTCATCCGATGCGCAATCCAACCCATCGACTCATCGTCAAAGCAACGCTCAACCAAGAGAGGGGAAATCAAGTTGCAGTGGAAGTCAAAAAGTAA
- the veg gene encoding biofilm formation stimulator Veg, producing MTAKNALNEIKRNLDRHVGEKILLRANGGRRKTIERTGVLEETYPSVFVIKLDQENSFKRVSYSYADILTETVELMVCKDEGQVRVTLSQGHDA from the coding sequence ATGACAGCGAAAAACGCACTGAACGAAATCAAACGCAACCTGGATCGCCACGTTGGTGAGAAAATTTTGTTGAGAGCAAACGGTGGACGCCGAAAGACCATCGAGCGCACTGGCGTTCTCGAAGAGACATACCCTTCTGTATTTGTGATCAAGCTGGACCAGGAGAACTCCTTCAAGCGCGTCTCCTACAGCTACGCAGACATCCTCACCGAGACGGTCGAACTGATGGTCTGCAAGGACGAGGGTCAAGTACGTGTAACCCTCTCGCAAGGGCACGATGCATAA
- a CDS encoding response regulator: MIVENELLALLHMQQALEEYEGIRVVGAFQNPVQALKQFADLQPDVVFLEIHLPEVSGFEAVERMRSLCPDTEIVFVTTDDRHALQAFEWNAVDYLLKPVLQPRLEKTVRRLLSLRGKQVQHTHSSEGTTRVLCFHSLRFQPVGMPPQVPKWRTSKAQELFAYLLHRRGELVRKGTLMEVLWPELDEKRAMTQLYSTVYQIRKGLGKMEIDIQIKNSSIQEGYVLDASRVSIDTEEWERSLKQLSGSRFDMSEKLGQLLAFYEGDYLHDHMYVWAENERERLRKLWVQHARMLARHYIEADGRQAEAAELYERIQAVDPYDAEEGLTLLKLYDENGRTHKVKDCYHRITNAYTQELGLELPAPLVTWYAQWIHRQKENHLAP; this comes from the coding sequence ATGATTGTGGAAAATGAACTGTTGGCGCTCCTGCACATGCAGCAGGCGTTGGAGGAGTATGAGGGGATTCGGGTGGTGGGAGCCTTTCAGAATCCGGTGCAGGCGTTGAAGCAATTTGCCGACTTGCAACCGGACGTGGTGTTTCTGGAGATTCATTTGCCGGAGGTCTCCGGGTTTGAAGCGGTGGAACGGATGAGGAGCTTATGCCCCGACACGGAGATCGTATTTGTAACCACGGATGACAGACATGCCCTGCAAGCTTTTGAATGGAACGCCGTAGATTATTTGCTCAAGCCCGTCTTGCAACCGCGTCTGGAGAAGACGGTGCGACGGTTGCTCAGCTTGCGTGGGAAGCAAGTTCAGCACACGCATTCGTCCGAAGGGACGACCCGCGTCCTCTGCTTCCACTCCCTGCGGTTCCAGCCTGTCGGAATGCCGCCGCAAGTGCCGAAATGGCGCACCTCGAAGGCACAGGAGCTGTTCGCCTACTTGCTTCACCGTCGCGGTGAGCTCGTGCGCAAAGGAACGCTGATGGAGGTGCTTTGGCCGGAACTGGACGAGAAGAGAGCCATGACGCAACTGTATTCGACCGTCTATCAAATTCGTAAGGGTCTTGGCAAAATGGAGATCGACATCCAAATCAAGAATTCAAGCATCCAGGAAGGGTATGTCCTAGACGCAAGCCGCGTGTCGATCGATACGGAGGAATGGGAGCGCTCGCTCAAGCAGCTCAGCGGCAGCCGGTTCGACATGTCGGAGAAATTGGGTCAATTGCTCGCGTTCTATGAAGGAGATTACTTGCACGACCATATGTATGTATGGGCGGAGAACGAACGGGAGCGCCTGCGCAAACTGTGGGTCCAGCATGCCCGAATGCTTGCCCGGCACTATATCGAAGCGGACGGCAGGCAGGCAGAGGCCGCCGAACTGTACGAACGAATTCAAGCGGTCGATCCGTATGACGCGGAGGAAGGCCTGACGTTGCTGAAACTGTACGACGAGAATGGACGCACGCACAAAGTGAAGGATTGCTACCACAGAATCACCAATGCGTATACGCAAGAGCTCGGCCTCGAATTGCCCGCCCCCCTCGTCACGTGGTACGCGCAATGGATTCATCGACAAAAAGAAAACCACCTAGCGCCGTAG
- the yabG gene encoding sporulation peptidase YabG has translation MWKVGELVSRKSYGKDICFHIVEIDRSQNLAVLKGMEVRLLADAPLTDLERVTDNELRDYTAGYRREEDDALRLIRMRRLIEEEKRSLRSDAKFRASHDFFEKPGRVLHLDGDGSYLEKCLLFYEELRIPAIGHHVAEARMAEVLPHFLHQYHPDILVLTGHDGLLRKGQDLSNVYNYRNSENFIKAVKAARKYERSFDDLIIFAGACQSHYEALLDSGANFASSPHRILIHALDPVFIAEKIAYTPINQTVNIFDVVKATITGTDGLGGLETRGKYRIGLPRSPY, from the coding sequence ATGTGGAAGGTCGGGGAGCTGGTCTCCCGCAAGTCGTACGGAAAAGACATCTGTTTTCACATCGTAGAAATCGACCGCAGCCAAAATCTCGCGGTCCTAAAAGGCATGGAGGTCCGCCTGCTCGCCGATGCACCGCTGACAGACCTCGAGCGCGTGACCGACAACGAGCTGCGCGACTATACCGCTGGCTACCGTCGCGAAGAAGACGACGCCCTGCGCCTCATTCGCATGCGTCGACTGATCGAGGAAGAAAAACGCTCGCTGCGCTCCGACGCGAAATTTCGAGCGAGTCATGATTTTTTTGAAAAACCGGGGCGGGTTCTGCACTTGGACGGGGACGGGTCGTACCTGGAAAAGTGCTTGCTCTTCTACGAAGAACTGCGCATCCCGGCCATCGGCCACCACGTCGCGGAAGCCCGCATGGCAGAAGTGTTGCCGCACTTCCTGCACCAATACCACCCGGACATCTTGGTCCTGACCGGCCATGACGGCCTCTTGCGCAAAGGTCAAGACCTCTCCAACGTCTACAACTACCGAAACTCGGAAAACTTTATAAAAGCGGTCAAAGCCGCCCGCAAGTACGAGCGCAGTTTCGACGACCTGATCATCTTCGCCGGCGCCTGCCAATCGCACTATGAAGCGCTGCTCGATTCCGGTGCCAATTTCGCTTCGTCGCCGCACCGCATCTTGATCCACGCGCTCGACCCCGTGTTCATCGCCGAAAAAATCGCCTACACGCCGATTAACCAAACGGTGAACATCTTCGACGTCGTCAAAGCGACCATCACCGGCACAGACGGCCTCGGAGGGCTTGAAACAAGGGGAAAATACCGCATCGGACTGCCCCGATCGCCTTATTAA
- a CDS encoding glycosyltransferase translates to MFAVIPARNEASRIASAIRNVRLAGVPKIVVVVNGCHDGTREVVSQMQEGDLTLLTFRDALGVDIPRAIGAAYAYSRGAESVLFYDGDLIGHHRDELGNLVKSASRFAVDLALTDTYGTAHDAVSARDTLIRLRYDVNHKLGLAARLGLSNPAHGPHLVSRRLLREIPLAYLGKPPLLLAYAAKRGFHVDTLAHIPNARLGSAHKGPTHSERIRETIIGDLLEALCLVEGKPLSREFRGLVFDGYDSERRFDLLAKFAESLQKKTD, encoded by the coding sequence GTGTTTGCCGTGATCCCGGCCCGCAATGAAGCGTCCCGCATCGCGTCTGCCATCCGCAACGTGCGCCTCGCCGGGGTACCCAAAATCGTCGTGGTGGTCAACGGATGTCACGACGGCACGAGAGAGGTCGTTTCGCAAATGCAAGAGGGCGATCTGACTCTGCTCACCTTTCGCGACGCACTTGGCGTCGACATCCCCCGCGCGATTGGAGCCGCCTATGCGTACAGCCGCGGTGCCGAGTCTGTGTTGTTTTACGACGGCGATTTGATTGGACATCATCGCGATGAGCTGGGCAACTTGGTGAAGTCCGCCTCGCGATTTGCAGTCGACCTCGCGCTGACCGACACGTATGGAACCGCACACGACGCCGTGAGCGCCCGTGATACGCTGATTCGGTTGCGCTACGACGTAAACCATAAGCTGGGCCTCGCAGCCCGCCTCGGTCTCTCCAACCCCGCTCACGGCCCGCATCTGGTTTCCCGCCGACTGCTTCGTGAAATTCCGCTGGCCTATCTGGGCAAACCCCCGCTCCTGCTCGCGTATGCGGCCAAGCGGGGATTTCACGTCGATACGCTCGCCCACATCCCGAACGCAAGGCTCGGTTCCGCCCACAAAGGCCCGACGCATTCGGAACGCATCCGCGAGACGATCATCGGAGATTTGTTGGAAGCGCTCTGTTTGGTGGAGGGCAAACCGCTGTCCCGCGAGTTCCGCGGGCTCGTGTTCGACGGCTACGATTCGGAGCGAAGATTCGACCTGCTCGCCAAATTCGCCGAGTCGTTGCAAAAAAAAACCGACTGA